The window ATGGGGAGGTATATCTTTATTCCCATATGACCGGGGTTCTTGATCAGAAAAAGTACTCCGGAGCTGGCTATATGATGAAAATGAAGCAAAAAGAGCTTGCCATTAAATACGGATATAAAATGATAGCATGGACATTCGATCCGGTTATGAGCCTGAACGGTTATTTTAATATAGGAAAGCTTGGTGCAGTAGCAAGAAATTATCTTGATAATTTTTATGGTTCCATGAAAGATGGCATCAACGCTGGATTACCCACTGATAGGCTGGTGGCAGAATGGCATATGGGCGAAAATTATGATGTATCGTATAAAAATGTCCAGTTTATTAACCATGTCCATGAATATAGCATGGAATTTCTGGATATTCCTCTTGGTGAAACAGTAGGTGTGAGAATGATACGGAATTTCCTGGACTTCAAGTTATCCAACATTGAAGATGCAATCAGGGTAAAACTTCTTTTACGGGAAAAATTCCACATGCTTTTTTCAAAAGATTACACAATTGTAAATTTTGATAGGGAGAACAATGCATATATATTTAAGAGAAATTTTAAATTAAATAGAGATAATATTTTTTCTGATTAGGGTAGATCCCAATCAGGGTCTGTCTGCACCTTTCCCAATGCAGCTTCCAGCTGTATTCTCTTTTCTACAGATGCAACCATCTTTCTTACATGGACAACTGCATCGGGATTAACAGAAATATCATCTATACCAGATCTCACAAGGAAATCAACTATTTCATCGTACTGTGAAGGCGCCTGGCCACATATTGATACTATTTTTCCATCCCTGTGTGCAATTTTTATTAGATACCGGATCGCCCTTTTCACTGCAAGGTCACGTTCGTCGAACATGGAGCTCATTTTTCCGTTGTTTCTGTCAGATCCAAGAAGAAGCATTGTAAGGTCATTTGAACCTATTGAATATCCGTCCACATACTGGTTAAATTTATCCGCGAGAACAATATTGCTTGGTATTTCTGACATTAGAAACAGCTTGAAATCCTTGGTTCTTTCCAGGCCATTATCCTCCATTATTTTTACTACCTTCTTTAATTCCTCCACGGTTCTGGTAAAAGGTATCATTACCCATAGATTCTTTAGAAGGTATTCATCCCTGGCCTTCTTGATGGCCTTCAATTCCAGTTTAAAGGCCTCCCTGTACCTTTCGTCATAATACCTTGAGGCACCCCTCCATCCCAGGAGAGGATTATCCTCCTCTGGCTCGAATTCCGACCCACCCTTCAGGCTTTTATATTCATCTGACTTGAAATCTGAGAAACGAAGGACCACTGGCCTTGGTGCAAAGTCCCTGCATACTCTTGCCAGTTCAGAGGACAGCTTATCAACGAAATAGTCACCCCTTCCACTCTTGATAAGTGAAAGTGGATGCTCTCCTATTTCAGCCCATATGAATTCCTCCCTCATAAGGCCTATTCCATCGGATGGCAACTTCGATACCCTCTCTGATAGCTGTGGTTCACCCATATTAACCAGAACCTTTGTGCCGGTTATTATATCGCTTTCATAGGAAACAGGTGCAGTTGTCTCAGCAGGTGCACTGAATTCCGTAATTCCACCCAGATATACAAGACCATTCTTGGCATCCACAGTGATTGTCTCTCCATCCCTTAGGCTCTCTGTTGCCTTCTGACCGAATGAGGATGTTCCCACTATACAGGGAACCCCAAGTTCCCTGGAAATTATAGCGGCATGGCAAGTTAACCCTCCCTCATCTGTTATAATCGCACGGGCCTTTCCCATTATCGGTACCCAGTCAGGAGCCGTCATCTTTGTAACAAGTATGTCTCCCTCCCTGAATTTCTCCATCTCGTCCACATTCAGAAGTACCCTGGCAGTACCTGATATTTTCCCTGGCGATGCCGGCAACCCCTTTAAAATTACATCATTCTCATCTGCTTCCTTTTCCTGTTCCATCTTTTTTTCACCGTTATTATTTTTCCACACAGTCTCAAATCTTGCCTGCAAAACATATATTTTATGGTCAAAAGAATCTCTGGCCCATTCTATGTCCATGCTATTTCCATAGTGTTTCTCAAGCTGTATTCCATAATTAGCCAGTTCCATTATTTCACTGTCTGAAATGGACTGCCTTTCTGCCATTTCCGAATCAACTATCAGTTCCTCTGTACCTCCTGTTTCAAGGCATTTAAGCATTTTGCTCTTGTTTGTTATAATTCTCTCTTCTATTTTCATTGTGTTTTTGTCCACGTAGAATGTATCAGGCGTAACAACACCACCCACAATATATTCCCCAAGGCCATAGCTGGATTCAATAATTATTCTGGAACTGTCCCCGTTTGAAACATCCACGGTAAACATCACACCGGAGACCTCAGAAAATAACTGTTTCTGAACTGCAACGGCAAGTGCAACGTTGAAATGGTCGAAATGTTTCTTTTCCCTGTAATATATGGCCCTGGGAGAGAAGAGACTGGCAAAACATTCCTTTATATTCTGAACCACATCGTCCTCTCCATGTATGTTGAGATATGTATCCTGTTCCCCGGCGAAGCTTGCATCAGGGAGATCCTCAGATGTTGCCGAAGACCTGACAGCGACATAAATATTTTTTTCTTTTTCTATGAGCTTCCTGTAGTATTCCCTTATTTCCTGCCCCAGGGTGTGATTAAAATGTGAACTGAGGAATAGCTCCCTGATTTTTTCACTTGCGTCCTTAAGCTTTTTTGAGTTATCAATGTCCGTGCCTTTTATTATACTAAGAATTTTTTCGTCCAGGTTATTTTCTTTTATGAATTCTCTGTATGCAAGGCTGGTGGTGGAAAATCCGTTTGGAACCGGGACCGATTTCAATTTTACCATCTCACCCAGATTGGCTGACTTGCCTCCAACTATTGGCACATCTTCTTTTGAAATTTCACTAAACCACAGTATTCTCGCACTGGTTCTATCTGTCATCAAGTAAAAATTCGTTTTTGATATTTAACTACTACCTATAATGATAACAATTTTTCGGCAATTCACGTGTATAATATATAGTAAAAGTTTCATAAAGTTAAATTGAAAAAACATAAAATGAACATAATATGTATCATGAGCCAATATTTTTAACTGTTTCAAGCATATTATGAATAAGATTATTATAAGCGACATTAAAACAATATATTTAAATATATAAATTGACTTACCTACAACATTTTAAACTTTTTCTAATGCACAAATTTTAACTAATAGGGAAACATAATCAATTATGTTGGAAGACAAATTCATTACAGTGCAGGATTCAAAAATACACTATATAGAGGACGGAAATGGAACACCAATTATTTTTTGCCATGGCGCAAGATTCAATGCCAGAACCTATGAAGAAACAGGAACAATACAGACGGCAGTGGATGCCGGTTATCATGCAATTTCTGTAGATTTTCCGGGCTATGGAAAATCAGAAAATCTTTCTACCGACCTTTTTACATTCATATCGGAGTTTATGGGGGCCATGAAACTTGAACAGGCCGTCGTTCTCGGCGCATCCATGGGCGGGGAGGCTGCGGTTGGATTTGCAACAAAATATCCAGAAAAGACCCGGGCCCTTATACTTGTTGGGGCTGTGGGAGTAACAGACATGGAATCTGGCCTCAGTATGATTGCAGATAAGCCCACCCTCCTAATCTGGGGTAAAAATGATGCCATATCAGCTCCTTCAAATTATGAAATCATAATGCGTTATAATACGGCTGCAGAATTCTCTAACATAGGAAGGCAGCACGCCTGCTATCTCGACGACCCTAAGGGATTCAATGACAGAATAAAAGCCTTTCTTGAGGAAATAAAAGGTAAATAGATTATATACTTTATATCCAGATTTTTAAATGAAATGCCTTATAAATGAAAGTATCTCCAGCCGGATCCCAAACTCGTTTACAGTTTTTTTAACATATTTTATGGCGGCTATATTGCTGAGGTTTAATATCCTTCCTGCCTGTATATTTGACACCAGCCTGGAAAGCCTGTAATAATAACCAAATTCATCCATAATACGATGCCTGTATGCATTTCCTGCATCTTCAATGCCATACTTTTTTATACATTCATACAGTATTTCAGCACTTCTCAATGATGGAACAATCCCCTCCCCAGTGATCGGTGAAACCGTTCCTATGGCCTCTCCCACTCCTATAACATTTCCATTTTGAATGTAACTGAATTGCGGGGACATTCTAATATTTCTGGAGGTTATTCTTACAGGTATGTATTTTCTAACCGTATCCAGGTCAGCCTTAGAGAGCGACCCGGCACCTATATGGTATCTGTTTCCAAGAGGAAAACTCCAGAAGTACCCCCTACCACCTTCGAAAAAATAAAAATAAAAATCCCTGTGATCAGAGCTATCTGTTAAATATTCCAGAGTAAAATACTGTGAGTCTCCCGGGGATTTGCCAAGATAGGATCTAGAAATGCCTGTTGCATCGATAATTAATCCTCCCTTATTTCTATTGATTTTTGATATTTCAATACTATTTCTGCCATCCTCTTCCAGTTTATTTTTATCAAATGTACAGAGCCCGGACGGGTCAAGTATCCTGTCATCAAACTTATTCCCTGCAAATGTTATTTGATTTGCACGTGAAAATACGTATTTTTCGAAGTCAATATTTATCAGTGACATATACTTCTGCATTATGTTTTCGTTTGTTGCGTATCCGCAGGGTATGTAGAATTTTTCCTTCTTTATATCAAATCCGGTAACATCAAATCCATCGTTTTTTAAACGCCAGTACAGGTATAATCCTGAAATGCCCAATCCGGCTATTCTTATCCTTTCTTCCACACCCTGATATTTGTGTTTGTATAAAGATTTTTATTATGCTTATGCATACAAAGGAAACTATACATAAAATTTTTATAGAATTTTATTAACGAAAAGATTTAATTAGGTATACCTAATTATGTTTTATGAATTTCAAGAACAATGAAGAGGATTATGTTAAAACAATCTTTTCTTTATCAGAGGCATTCGAGGTGGCCAACGAAAATCAGATAAGCCGGGATTTAAATGTGTCAATGGCCACAGTTTCAGAATACCTTAATAAACTTGAAAGAAAGAAAATTATCAGAAGGGATGGCAGGAATATAACCCTTACACGGGAAGGCTATGCCATGGCCATACCAGTGATTAAAAAACACAGGATATCAGAGGTATTCGCTGTCAAAATGCTGGAAGTTCCCTGGGAATATTCGCACTCTGCTGTAATGGATATTGAACATACCATTGAGGATAGATACTTTGACAATTTTATTAAAAACCTCGGCAATCCTTTAAAATGCCCCCATGGAAACTCCATATACAATATGACCAAAATAGATGACATAAAAGCACTTCTTGCAGGTGATGGAAAATACAGGATAAGCCGTATTGTTTATGAGGACACATCAATGCTAAAAAAAATGGCAGATCTGGGGATGTATCCTGACACAATTGTGGAGATCATACAGGGAGATTTAGTTACTCTCTCAAATAACAACGGGGAGCTGAAACTATCACCTGTAATGTCCAGAACTATAATGTTAGTTAAATAAGGTGGCATACCTTCTCTATGTTTTAAATGGAATAAAAGCACTGTAACATTGGATATAGAGTATAACCTGAATCAATATCCTGTTTGTTTGGTTTGTTAGTTATAACAATTTTTATTTCTCATTTAATAGGATAGAATTATTTCTTG of the Ferroplasma sp. genome contains:
- a CDS encoding NAD(P)/FAD-dependent oxidoreductase codes for the protein MEERIRIAGLGISGLYLYWRLKNDGFDVTGFDIKKEKFYIPCGYATNENIMQKYMSLINIDFEKYVFSRANQITFAGNKFDDRILDPSGLCTFDKNKLEEDGRNSIEISKINRNKGGLIIDATGISRSYLGKSPGDSQYFTLEYLTDSSDHRDFYFYFFEGGRGYFWSFPLGNRYHIGAGSLSKADLDTVRKYIPVRITSRNIRMSPQFSYIQNGNVIGVGEAIGTVSPITGEGIVPSLRSAEILYECIKKYGIEDAGNAYRHRIMDEFGYYYRLSRLVSNIQAGRILNLSNIAAIKYVKKTVNEFGIRLEILSFIRHFI
- a CDS encoding metal-dependent transcriptional regulator; this encodes MNFKNNEEDYVKTIFSLSEAFEVANENQISRDLNVSMATVSEYLNKLERKKIIRRDGRNITLTREGYAMAIPVIKKHRISEVFAVKMLEVPWEYSHSAVMDIEHTIEDRYFDNFIKNLGNPLKCPHGNSIYNMTKIDDIKALLAGDGKYRISRIVYEDTSMLKKMADLGMYPDTIVEIIQGDLVTLSNNNGELKLSPVMSRTIMLVK
- a CDS encoding alpha/beta hydrolase, yielding MLEDKFITVQDSKIHYIEDGNGTPIIFCHGARFNARTYEETGTIQTAVDAGYHAISVDFPGYGKSENLSTDLFTFISEFMGAMKLEQAVVLGASMGGEAAVGFATKYPEKTRALILVGAVGVTDMESGLSMIADKPTLLIWGKNDAISAPSNYEIIMRYNTAAEFSNIGRQHACYLDDPKGFNDRIKAFLEEIKGK
- the ppsA gene encoding phosphoenolpyruvate synthase, yielding MTDRTSARILWFSEISKEDVPIVGGKSANLGEMVKLKSVPVPNGFSTTSLAYREFIKENNLDEKILSIIKGTDIDNSKKLKDASEKIRELFLSSHFNHTLGQEIREYYRKLIEKEKNIYVAVRSSATSEDLPDASFAGEQDTYLNIHGEDDVVQNIKECFASLFSPRAIYYREKKHFDHFNVALAVAVQKQLFSEVSGVMFTVDVSNGDSSRIIIESSYGLGEYIVGGVVTPDTFYVDKNTMKIEERIITNKSKMLKCLETGGTEELIVDSEMAERQSISDSEIMELANYGIQLEKHYGNSMDIEWARDSFDHKIYVLQARFETVWKNNNGEKKMEQEKEADENDVILKGLPASPGKISGTARVLLNVDEMEKFREGDILVTKMTAPDWVPIMGKARAIITDEGGLTCHAAIISRELGVPCIVGTSSFGQKATESLRDGETITVDAKNGLVYLGGITEFSAPAETTAPVSYESDIITGTKVLVNMGEPQLSERVSKLPSDGIGLMREEFIWAEIGEHPLSLIKSGRGDYFVDKLSSELARVCRDFAPRPVVLRFSDFKSDEYKSLKGGSEFEPEEDNPLLGWRGASRYYDERYREAFKLELKAIKKARDEYLLKNLWVMIPFTRTVEELKKVVKIMEDNGLERTKDFKLFLMSEIPSNIVLADKFNQYVDGYSIGSNDLTMLLLGSDRNNGKMSSMFDERDLAVKRAIRYLIKIAHRDGKIVSICGQAPSQYDEIVDFLVRSGIDDISVNPDAVVHVRKMVASVEKRIQLEAALGKVQTDPDWDLP